A single region of the Streptomyces sp. ITFR-16 genome encodes:
- the lepB gene encoding signal peptidase I, with translation MAVGARSGHEEPEDRPGVPGNAEPAGTADAAAADGAESDGGSTRGGSTARKKPRPLWKELPLLIGVALILALLIKTFLVQAFSIPSDSMQNTLQRGDRVLVDKLTPWFGAEPERGEVVVFHDPGGWLEDTQAPDPNVVQKFLSFIGLMPSAEEKDLIKRVIAIGGDTVECKKNGPVKVNGKALDDKSFIFEGNSACDDEPFGPVKVPKGRIWVMGDHRQNSLDSRYHQNLPGGGTVSNDEVVGRAIVIAWPVNRWATLPVPKTFDQPGINAAAAMAPGALGIAGALPLVLWRRRSRTRALVRQE, from the coding sequence TTGGCGGTCGGCGCACGATCCGGACACGAGGAGCCCGAGGACCGGCCGGGCGTTCCGGGGAACGCCGAGCCCGCCGGGACGGCGGACGCAGCGGCGGCGGACGGGGCGGAGAGTGACGGCGGCTCCACGCGCGGCGGCAGCACGGCCCGGAAGAAGCCCCGCCCCCTCTGGAAGGAACTGCCCCTTCTCATCGGTGTCGCGCTGATCCTGGCACTGCTGATCAAGACGTTTCTGGTGCAGGCGTTCTCGATTCCGTCGGATTCGATGCAGAACACGCTCCAGCGGGGCGACCGGGTGCTGGTCGACAAGCTGACGCCGTGGTTCGGCGCGGAGCCGGAGCGCGGCGAGGTCGTCGTCTTCCACGACCCGGGCGGCTGGCTGGAGGACACCCAGGCACCCGATCCCAACGTGGTGCAGAAGTTCCTCAGCTTCATCGGGCTGATGCCGTCCGCCGAGGAGAAGGACCTGATCAAGCGGGTCATCGCGATCGGCGGCGACACCGTGGAGTGCAAGAAGAACGGACCGGTGAAGGTCAACGGCAAGGCGCTGGACGACAAGTCGTTCATCTTCGAGGGCAACAGCGCCTGCGACGACGAGCCGTTCGGCCCGGTCAAGGTCCCCAAGGGCCGCATCTGGGTGATGGGCGACCACCGGCAGAACTCGCTCGACTCCCGGTACCACCAGAACCTGCCGGGCGGCGGCACGGTCTCCAACGACGAGGTGGTCGGCCGGGCCATCGTGATCGCGTGGCCGGTCAACCGCTGGGCGACCCTTCCGGTGCCCAAGACCTTCGACCAGCCGGGGATCAACGCCGCGGCCGCGATGGCGCCGGGCGCGCTCGGCATCGCCGGTGCCCTGCCGCTGGTGCTGTGGCGCAGGCGGAGCCGGACCAGGGCCCTGGTCCGGCAGGAGTAG
- the lepB gene encoding signal peptidase I translates to MGNRGRSRGAADPAIPLPTGTRPTAARSLPTRAERRKLARKVKRRRRRSAVKEIPLLITVALLIALVLKTFLVQAFVIPSGSMEQTIRIGDRVLVDKLTPWFGSRPQRGDVVVFRNPSDWPPPNPVTSKESPVGVKQVKEALTFIGLLPSDDEQDLIKRVVAVGGDTVRCCEQDGRLIVNGVAVDEPYIFPGDSPSTIKFEVKVPAGRLFVMGDHRSNSADSRFHLDKTADGTISEDAVVGRAKWIVWPFGHWSSLEHRSAFSSVPDARAGTAAAPGRSNSVSQDPNGMIRLPTPAELPLVMGVVGLHRLGRRRWHGVRSGCGGFGGRRTIRTRGARGPAGRSGERRARRDGGRSGGGRGGE, encoded by the coding sequence ATGGGTAACCGGGGGCGCAGCCGCGGGGCGGCGGATCCCGCGATACCGCTGCCCACCGGCACCCGGCCGACGGCCGCGCGCTCCCTGCCCACCCGGGCCGAGCGGCGCAAGCTGGCCCGCAAGGTGAAGCGGCGGCGGCGCAGATCGGCCGTCAAGGAGATCCCGCTCCTGATCACGGTGGCGCTGCTGATCGCGCTGGTGCTCAAGACGTTCCTGGTGCAGGCCTTCGTGATCCCGTCCGGGTCGATGGAACAGACCATCCGGATCGGCGACCGGGTGCTCGTGGACAAGCTGACGCCCTGGTTCGGATCCAGGCCGCAGCGCGGCGACGTCGTCGTGTTCAGGAACCCCTCGGACTGGCCGCCGCCGAACCCGGTGACGTCCAAGGAGTCGCCCGTCGGCGTCAAGCAGGTGAAGGAGGCGCTGACCTTCATCGGGCTGCTTCCCTCCGACGACGAGCAGGACCTGATCAAGCGGGTCGTCGCCGTCGGGGGCGACACGGTGAGGTGCTGCGAGCAGGACGGCAGGCTCATCGTCAACGGGGTGGCGGTCGACGAGCCCTACATATTTCCCGGCGATTCCCCCTCCACCATCAAATTCGAAGTAAAGGTTCCGGCCGGACGCCTCTTCGTGATGGGCGACCACCGCTCCAATTCCGCCGATTCACGCTTCCACCTCGACAAGACGGCCGACGGCACGATCTCCGAGGACGCCGTCGTGGGACGGGCCAAGTGGATCGTCTGGCCCTTCGGGCACTGGAGCTCGCTGGAGCACCGGTCGGCGTTCTCCTCGGTCCCGGACGCGCGCGCCGGTACGGCGGCGGCCCCGGGCCGGTCGAATAGTGTGTCCCAGGATCCCAACGGAATGATCCGGCTCCCGACCCCTGCGGAACTCCCGCTCGTTATGGGAGTGGTGGGCCTGCATCGGCTAGGGCGCAGGCGGTGGCACGGAGTGAGGAGTGGATGTGGGGGATTTGGCGGTCGGCGCACGATCCGGACACGAGGAGCCCGAGGACCGGCCGGGCGTTCCGGGGAACGCCGAGCCCGCCGGGACGGCGGACGCAGCGGCGGCGGACGGGGCGGAGAGTGA
- the lepB gene encoding signal peptidase I — protein sequence MDTEARPQERDRSSAPATGPEEGSRFSRVGRRFAASPSWRRVLALGAVCAVFVLLFSTFVVQPFLIPSGSMESTLRVGDRVLVNKLAYRFGSAPRRGDVVVFDGTGSFVRESPRQNPVARLLHGAAASLGLAEPAETDFVKRVVGVGGDRVVCCDKRGRVEVNGRPLDEDYLFAGDEPSRAPFDIVVPDGTLWMMGDHRSHSRDSRDHLGEPGGGMVPVDKVIGRAEWLGWPLNRLGSLPDTAAFDGIPAPGKAHG from the coding sequence ATGGACACGGAAGCAAGGCCCCAGGAGCGCGACCGCTCCTCCGCACCCGCTACGGGTCCGGAGGAGGGGTCGCGCTTCTCGCGTGTCGGCCGACGTTTCGCCGCCTCCCCGTCCTGGCGGCGCGTCCTCGCACTCGGTGCGGTCTGCGCGGTCTTCGTCCTTCTCTTCAGCACCTTCGTGGTGCAGCCCTTCCTGATCCCCAGCGGCTCGATGGAGTCCACGCTGCGGGTCGGGGACCGGGTGCTCGTCAACAAACTGGCGTACCGTTTCGGCTCCGCGCCCCGGCGGGGCGATGTGGTGGTCTTCGACGGCACGGGCTCCTTCGTGCGGGAGAGCCCGCGACAGAACCCGGTGGCCCGGCTGCTGCACGGCGCGGCGGCCTCCCTGGGGCTCGCGGAGCCCGCCGAGACCGACTTCGTGAAGCGGGTGGTGGGCGTGGGGGGAGACCGGGTGGTCTGCTGCGACAAGCGGGGGAGGGTCGAGGTGAACGGCCGGCCGTTGGACGAGGACTACCTGTTCGCCGGGGACGAGCCCTCGCGGGCGCCCTTCGACATCGTGGTGCCCGACGGGACGCTGTGGATGATGGGCGACCACCGCAGTCATTCGCGCGACTCCCGTGACCATCTGGGCGAGCCCGGCGGCGGCATGGTGCCCGTCGACAAGGTGATCGGCCGCGCCGAGTGGCTCGGCTGGCCGCTGAACCGCCTCGGCTCGCTGCCGGACACCGCGGCCTTCGACGGCATTCCGGCGCCCGGGAAGGCCCATGGGTAA
- the rplS gene encoding 50S ribosomal protein L19 — MASLLDGVNAASLRTDVPAFRPGDTVNVHVRVIEGNRSRIQQFKGIVIRRQGAGVSETFTVRKVSFSVGVERTFPVHSPIFEKIELVTRGDVRRAKLYFLRELRGKAAKIKEKRDR, encoded by the coding sequence ATGGCTTCCCTGCTCGATGGCGTCAACGCCGCCTCGCTGCGCACCGACGTCCCGGCGTTCCGCCCCGGCGACACCGTCAACGTCCACGTCCGCGTGATCGAGGGCAACCGCTCCCGTATCCAGCAGTTCAAGGGCATTGTCATCCGCCGCCAGGGCGCGGGCGTCAGCGAGACCTTCACGGTCCGCAAGGTCTCCTTCAGCGTCGGCGTCGAGCGCACCTTCCCGGTGCACAGCCCGATCTTCGAGAAGATCGAGCTCGTCACCCGCGGTGACGTCCGCCGCGCCAAGCTGTACTTCCTCCGTGAGCTGCGCGGCAAGGCCGCGAAGATCAAGGAGAAGCGCGACCGCTGA
- the trmD gene encoding tRNA (guanosine(37)-N1)-methyltransferase TrmD, whose protein sequence is MRLDVVTIFPEYLEPLNVSLVGKARARGRLDVHVRDLRDWTYDRHNTVDDTPYGGGPGMVMKTEPWGDALDEALADGYEAGAHSPVLVVPTPSGRPFTQALAVELSERPWLIFTPARYEGIDRRVTEEYATRMRVVEVSIGDYVLAGGEAAVLVITEAVARLLPGVLGNAESHRDDSFAPGAMADLLEGPVYTKPPEWRGRGIPEVLLSGHHGRIARWRRDEAFRRTAANRPDLIERCDASAFDKKDREMLSILGWSPEPGGRFWRRPEAVEE, encoded by the coding sequence ATGCGCCTCGACGTCGTCACGATCTTCCCCGAGTACCTGGAACCGCTGAACGTCTCGCTGGTCGGCAAGGCCCGCGCCCGCGGCCGGCTCGACGTCCATGTGCGTGATCTGCGGGACTGGACGTACGACCGTCACAACACGGTCGACGACACCCCCTACGGCGGCGGTCCCGGCATGGTCATGAAGACCGAGCCCTGGGGCGACGCCCTGGACGAGGCCCTGGCGGACGGCTACGAGGCCGGGGCGCACTCCCCGGTGCTCGTGGTGCCCACCCCGAGCGGCCGGCCCTTCACCCAGGCGCTCGCCGTCGAGCTGTCCGAGCGGCCCTGGCTGATCTTCACCCCGGCCCGCTACGAGGGCATCGACCGGCGGGTCACCGAGGAGTACGCGACCCGGATGCGGGTCGTCGAGGTGTCCATCGGCGACTACGTGCTGGCCGGCGGGGAGGCCGCGGTGCTGGTGATCACGGAGGCGGTGGCCCGGCTGCTGCCCGGCGTGCTCGGCAACGCCGAGTCGCACCGGGACGACTCCTTCGCCCCCGGCGCGATGGCCGACCTCCTGGAGGGGCCCGTCTACACCAAGCCGCCCGAGTGGCGCGGCCGCGGGATCCCGGAGGTGCTGCTCAGCGGCCACCACGGGCGCATCGCGCGCTGGCGCCGGGACGAGGCCTTCCGCCGCACGGCGGCCAACCGGCCCGATCTGATCGAGCGTTGCGACGCGTCCGCCTTCGACAAGAAGGATCGCGAGATGCTCTCCATCCTCGGCTGGTCACCGGAGCCCGGCGGCCGATTTTGGCGCAGGCCCGAGGCCGTGGAAGAATAG
- the rimM gene encoding ribosome maturation factor RimM (Essential for efficient processing of 16S rRNA), with the protein MQLVVARIGRAHGIKGEVTVEVRTDEPELRLGPGAVLATEPASTGPLTIETGRVHSGRLLLRFEGVRDRTGAEALRNTLLIADVDPAELPEDPEEFYDHQLMDLDVVLADGTEIGRITEISHLPSQDLFIVERPDGTEVMIPFVEEIVTEIDLEEQRAVITPPPGLIDESEAVVVSTRDEEAAEADAAEGGKDA; encoded by the coding sequence GTGCAGTTGGTAGTCGCGCGGATCGGTCGCGCCCACGGCATCAAGGGCGAGGTCACCGTCGAGGTGCGCACGGACGAGCCGGAGCTCCGGCTCGGACCCGGCGCCGTGCTGGCCACCGAGCCGGCCTCGACCGGACCGCTGACCATCGAGACCGGCCGGGTGCACAGCGGCCGGCTGCTGCTGCGTTTCGAGGGCGTCCGCGACCGTACGGGCGCCGAGGCGCTCCGCAACACCCTGCTGATCGCCGACGTCGACCCGGCGGAACTCCCCGAGGACCCCGAGGAGTTCTACGACCATCAGCTGATGGACCTCGACGTGGTCCTCGCGGACGGCACCGAGATCGGCCGGATCACCGAGATCAGCCATCTGCCGTCCCAGGACCTCTTCATCGTGGAGCGCCCGGACGGCACCGAGGTGATGATCCCGTTCGTCGAGGAGATCGTCACCGAGATCGACCTCGAGGAGCAGCGCGCGGTGATCACCCCGCCGCCGGGGCTGATCGACGAGAGCGAAGCCGTCGTGGTCTCCACGCGCGACGAGGAGGCGGCGGAGGCCGACGCCGCCGAGGGCGGGAAAGACGCCTGA
- a CDS encoding RNA-binding protein, which yields MLEEALEHLVKGIVDNPDDVQVASRNLRRGRVLEVRVHPDDLGKVIGRNGRTARALRTVVGAIGGRGIRVDLVDVDQVR from the coding sequence ATGCTCGAGGAGGCTCTCGAGCACCTCGTGAAAGGCATCGTCGACAACCCCGACGACGTGCAGGTCGCCTCGCGCAACCTGCGGCGTGGCCGTGTGCTCGAGGTCCGGGTCCATCCCGATGACCTCGGCAAGGTGATCGGCCGCAACGGCCGCACCGCACGCGCGCTGCGTACCGTCGTGGGCGCCATCGGCGGCCGCGGTATCCGCGTCGACCTCGTCGATGTGGATCAGGTTCGCTGA
- the rpsP gene encoding 30S ribosomal protein S16 has product MAVKIKLKRLGKIRSPHYRIVVADSRTRRDGRAIEEIGLYHPVQNPSRIEVNSERAQYWLSVGAQPTEPVLAILKLTGDWQAHKGLPAPAPLLQPEPKADKRALFEALTKDAGEESKGEAITQKAKKADKKADEAADAAAPAEPTEA; this is encoded by the coding sequence GTGGCAGTCAAGATCAAGCTGAAGCGTCTGGGCAAGATCCGTTCGCCTCACTACCGCATCGTCGTCGCCGACTCCCGTACCCGCCGTGACGGCCGGGCCATCGAGGAGATCGGCCTGTACCACCCGGTGCAGAACCCGTCGCGCATCGAGGTCAACTCGGAGCGTGCGCAGTACTGGCTGTCCGTCGGCGCCCAGCCGACCGAGCCGGTTCTCGCGATCCTGAAGCTCACCGGTGACTGGCAGGCGCACAAGGGCCTCCCGGCCCCCGCGCCGCTGCTGCAGCCGGAGCCCAAGGCCGACAAGCGCGCCCTGTTCGAGGCCCTCACCAAGGACGCCGGCGAGGAGTCCAAGGGCGAGGCCATCACGCAGAAGGCGAAGAAGGCCGACAAGAAGGCGGACGAGGCTGCTGACGCTGCCGCGCCCGCCGAGCCGACCGAGGCCTGA
- a CDS encoding methyltransferase domain-containing protein, which yields MTPTLVRHHRHAEPSAPAGTGSRARDWAEIQERMLAPLYEAVYTRLEVGSATRMLSLGCGSGLALLMAVGRGARVTGVDTDPERLALARTRLLPGPEDGGRQDTPARLLDTVPAASADGAPHNLITAFTPIGCAADDGEELVRTLGTAVPSAARGSTVVLTGWGPPERCATEAVLRVASRLAEGGRGPGSGGWRGPRRDDLEDVAFRSGLKPDGSGRVACPFGYADMDSAVRGLLSTRLFDAAVRATDRTQVEKEVAEALHPHRRRDGTVWMPNVFRYLVCTV from the coding sequence ATGACACCAACGCTCGTCCGGCACCACAGGCACGCGGAGCCGTCCGCCCCGGCGGGCACCGGCTCGCGCGCCCGTGACTGGGCCGAGATCCAGGAACGGATGCTGGCACCGCTGTACGAGGCGGTGTACACGCGACTCGAAGTGGGATCCGCCACACGGATGCTCTCGCTCGGCTGCGGCTCCGGACTCGCGCTGCTCATGGCCGTCGGCCGGGGCGCCCGGGTCACGGGCGTCGACACCGACCCGGAACGGCTCGCGCTCGCCCGGACCCGGCTGCTGCCCGGGCCCGAGGACGGGGGCCGCCAGGACACCCCCGCGCGGCTCCTGGACACCGTTCCGGCCGCCTCGGCCGACGGCGCGCCCCACAACCTGATCACCGCCTTCACCCCCATCGGCTGCGCCGCCGACGACGGCGAGGAGCTGGTGCGGACGCTCGGCACGGCGGTGCCGTCGGCCGCCCGGGGCAGCACGGTCGTACTGACCGGCTGGGGACCGCCCGAGCGGTGCGCGACCGAGGCGGTGCTCCGGGTGGCGTCCCGCCTCGCCGAGGGCGGGCGGGGGCCCGGTTCCGGCGGCTGGCGCGGGCCCCGGCGGGACGACCTGGAGGACGTGGCGTTCCGCTCCGGACTGAAGCCGGACGGCTCGGGACGGGTGGCCTGCCCGTTCGGCTACGCCGACATGGACAGCGCGGTCCGCGGCCTGCTCTCGACCCGGCTCTTCGACGCGGCGGTGCGGGCGACGGACCGGACCCAGGTGGAGAAGGAGGTCGCGGAGGCCCTGCATCCGCACCGGCGCCGGGACGGCACGGTCTGGATGCCCAATGTGTTCCGCTACCTCGTCTGCACGGTCTAG
- the ftsH gene encoding ATP-dependent zinc metalloprotease FtsH → MTSSVPPRDRPDQPWRSEGAPPPPPPGRKMPGGWGGLLLMALAVYLIANLVLSFFNGDEEPTIAYTEFGKQVTAGNVSKIYSKGDAIQGQLKKEAKVPGKGDKYTKFTTQRPAFADDDLWAELVKDDVTVTAEPVVKERSFLANLLISLAPMLLLVVLWVFIARRMSRGGLGGGMGGFGRKAPPKPVELEGGRRTTFKDVAGIDEVEGELNDVVDFLKNPDAYRAMGARMPGGVLLAGPPGTGKTLLARAVAGEAGVPFFSASASEFIEMIVGVGAGRVRELFAEARKVAPAIVFIDEIDTIGRARGGGSGMGGHDEREQTLNQILTEMDGFSGSEGVIVLAATNRADVLDPALTRPGRFDRIVQVSPPDKAGREAILKIHTRQIPMSKDVDLAQVARTTPGMTGADLANLANEAALLAVKRGQPQVNGADLSDALEKVQLGAERSLVMSDEERRRTAYHESGHALLGMLQPGADPVRKVTIVPRGRALGVTLSTPDADKYAYTEGYLRGRIIGALGGMAAEQVVFGVVTTGAESDLEQVTQLARGMVGRWGMSHRVGRLTAVPADAQQPYGLSAAPATLDAVDGEMRRIVDECYEDACRLLGENRERLDSLAGALLEHETLEEAAAYRAAGITRQPG, encoded by the coding sequence GTGACCAGTTCCGTACCTCCCCGCGACCGGCCCGACCAGCCCTGGCGTTCCGAGGGCGCCCCACCGCCCCCGCCGCCCGGCCGGAAGATGCCGGGAGGCTGGGGCGGACTGCTGCTCATGGCGCTCGCCGTCTATCTGATCGCCAATCTGGTGCTGTCCTTCTTCAACGGGGACGAAGAACCGACGATCGCGTACACGGAGTTCGGCAAGCAGGTCACCGCGGGCAACGTCTCCAAGATCTACTCCAAGGGCGATGCCATCCAGGGGCAGCTCAAGAAGGAGGCGAAGGTCCCGGGAAAGGGCGACAAGTACACCAAGTTCACCACCCAGCGCCCGGCCTTCGCCGACGACGACCTCTGGGCCGAGCTGGTCAAGGACGACGTCACGGTCACGGCCGAACCCGTCGTCAAGGAGCGCAGCTTCCTCGCCAACCTGCTGATCTCGCTGGCCCCGATGCTGCTGCTGGTCGTGCTCTGGGTGTTCATCGCCCGGCGGATGTCGCGCGGCGGACTGGGCGGCGGGATGGGCGGCTTCGGCCGCAAGGCCCCGCCCAAGCCGGTCGAGCTGGAGGGCGGCCGGCGCACCACCTTCAAGGACGTGGCGGGCATCGACGAGGTCGAGGGCGAGCTCAACGACGTCGTGGACTTCCTGAAGAACCCGGACGCCTACCGGGCGATGGGCGCCCGGATGCCCGGGGGAGTGCTGCTGGCCGGTCCTCCGGGCACCGGCAAGACGCTGCTGGCCCGGGCGGTCGCGGGGGAGGCGGGGGTGCCGTTCTTCTCGGCCTCGGCCTCCGAGTTCATCGAGATGATCGTCGGGGTGGGCGCGGGCCGGGTCCGCGAGCTGTTCGCCGAGGCCCGCAAGGTCGCCCCGGCCATCGTGTTCATCGACGAGATCGACACCATCGGGCGGGCCCGGGGCGGGGGCTCGGGCATGGGCGGCCACGACGAGCGCGAGCAGACGCTCAACCAGATCCTCACGGAGATGGACGGCTTCTCCGGGTCGGAGGGCGTGATCGTGCTCGCCGCGACCAACCGCGCCGACGTCCTCGACCCGGCGCTCACCCGGCCCGGCCGCTTCGACCGCATCGTCCAGGTCAGCCCGCCGGACAAGGCGGGCCGGGAGGCGATCCTGAAGATCCACACCCGGCAGATCCCGATGTCCAAGGACGTGGACCTCGCCCAGGTGGCCCGTACGACCCCCGGAATGACCGGCGCCGATCTCGCCAACCTGGCCAACGAGGCCGCGCTGCTCGCCGTGAAGCGCGGACAGCCGCAGGTCAACGGGGCCGATCTGTCGGACGCCCTGGAGAAGGTCCAGCTCGGTGCGGAGCGCTCGCTCGTCATGTCGGACGAGGAGCGCCGCAGGACCGCGTACCACGAGAGCGGCCATGCGCTGCTGGGCATGCTCCAGCCGGGTGCCGACCCGGTCCGCAAGGTCACCATCGTGCCGCGCGGCCGGGCGCTCGGGGTCACGCTCTCGACGCCGGACGCCGACAAGTACGCCTACACCGAGGGGTACCTGCGGGGCCGGATCATCGGGGCGCTCGGCGGGATGGCGGCCGAGCAGGTGGTGTTCGGGGTCGTCACCACGGGGGCGGAGAGCGATCTGGAGCAGGTGACCCAGCTGGCCCGGGGCATGGTGGGGCGCTGGGGGATGAGCCACAGGGTGGGCCGGCTGACGGCCGTCCCGGCCGATGCCCAGCAGCCGTACGGGCTCTCGGCCGCGCCCGCGACGCTGGACGCGGTGGACGGCGAGATGCGGCGCATCGTCGACGAGTGCTACGAGGACGCGTGCCGGCTGCTGGGGGAGAACCGGGAGCGGCTGGACTCGCTGGCCGGGGCGCTTCTGGAGCACGAGACGCTGGAGGAGGCGGCTGCCTACCGGGCCGCCGGGATCACCCGGCAGCCCGGCTAG
- the ffh gene encoding signal recognition particle protein, with protein MFDTLSDRLAATFKNLRGKGRLSEADIDATAREIRIALLEADVALPVVRSFIANVKERARGVEVSQALNPAQQMIKIVNEELVSILGGETRRLRFAKTAPTVIMLAGLQGAGKTTLAGKLGVWLKGQGHSPLLVACDLQRPNAVNQLSVVADRAGVAVYAPQPGNGVGDPVQVAKDSIEFARSKQYDVVIVDTAGRLGIDQELMRQAADIRDAVSPDEILFVVDAMIGQDAVNTAEAFRDGVGFDGVVLSKLDGDARGGAALSIAHVTGKQIMFASNGEKLEDFDAFHPDRMASRILDMGDLLTLIEQAEKTFSQEEAAKMASKLSSSKGGKDFTLDDFLAQMEQVRKMGSISKLLGMLPGMGQIKDQINNIDERDVDRTAAIIKSMTPKERAEPTIINGSRRARIAKGSGVEVSAVKNLVERFFEARKMMSKMAQGGGMPGMPGMPGMGGGPGRQKKQVKQAKGKRKSGNPMKRKAEEQAAAARREQAAQGGALGLPAGQDDKNFELPDEFKKFMG; from the coding sequence GTGTTCGATACTCTCTCCGACCGCCTTGCCGCGACTTTCAAGAACCTCAGGGGCAAGGGCCGCTTGTCCGAGGCCGACATCGACGCCACGGCTCGCGAGATCCGTATCGCCCTGCTCGAGGCCGATGTCGCCCTGCCCGTGGTGCGGTCCTTCATCGCCAACGTCAAGGAGCGGGCGCGCGGCGTCGAGGTCTCCCAGGCGCTGAACCCCGCCCAGCAGATGATCAAGATCGTCAACGAGGAGCTCGTCTCCATCCTCGGTGGCGAGACCCGCCGGCTGCGGTTCGCCAAGACCGCGCCCACCGTGATCATGCTCGCCGGTCTCCAGGGTGCCGGTAAGACGACCCTCGCCGGAAAGCTCGGTGTCTGGCTCAAGGGGCAGGGCCACTCCCCACTGCTGGTCGCCTGTGACCTCCAGCGCCCCAACGCCGTCAACCAGCTGAGCGTCGTCGCCGACCGCGCAGGGGTCGCGGTCTACGCACCCCAGCCGGGCAACGGCGTCGGTGACCCGGTCCAGGTCGCCAAGGACTCGATCGAGTTCGCGCGCTCGAAGCAGTACGACGTCGTCATCGTCGACACCGCAGGCCGTCTCGGTATCGACCAGGAGCTGATGCGGCAGGCCGCGGACATCCGCGACGCCGTCAGCCCGGACGAGATCCTCTTCGTCGTCGACGCCATGATCGGCCAGGATGCGGTCAACACCGCCGAGGCCTTCCGCGACGGCGTCGGCTTCGACGGCGTCGTCCTCTCCAAGCTCGACGGCGACGCCCGCGGTGGTGCGGCCCTGTCGATCGCCCATGTCACGGGCAAGCAGATCATGTTCGCGTCGAACGGTGAGAAGCTCGAGGACTTCGACGCCTTCCACCCCGACCGCATGGCCTCCCGCATCCTCGACATGGGTGACCTGCTCACCCTGATCGAGCAGGCGGAGAAGACGTTCAGCCAGGAAGAGGCCGCCAAAATGGCCTCCAAGCTGTCGTCGAGCAAGGGCGGCAAGGACTTCACGCTCGACGACTTCCTGGCCCAGATGGAGCAGGTCCGCAAGATGGGCTCCATCTCCAAGCTGCTCGGGATGCTGCCCGGCATGGGGCAGATCAAGGACCAGATCAACAACATCGACGAGCGCGACGTCGACCGCACCGCCGCGATCATCAAGTCGATGACCCCGAAGGAGCGCGCCGAGCCGACGATCATCAACGGCTCGCGGCGGGCCCGTATCGCCAAGGGTTCCGGCGTCGAGGTCAGCGCCGTGAAGAACCTGGTCGAGCGGTTCTTCGAGGCCCGCAAGATGATGTCGAAGATGGCGCAGGGCGGCGGCATGCCGGGGATGCCCGGGATGCCGGGCATGGGCGGCGGCCCGGGCCGGCAGAAGAAGCAGGTCAAGCAGGCCAAGGGCAAGCGCAAGAGCGGTAACCCGATGAAGCGCAAGGCCGAGGAGCAGGCCGCCGCGGCCCGGCGCGAGCAGGCGGCCCAGGGCGGCGCCCTCGGACTGCCGGCCGGCCAGGACGACAAGAACTTCGAGCTGCCGGACGAGTTCAAGAAGTTCATGGGCTGA